From a region of the Arachis ipaensis cultivar K30076 chromosome B09, Araip1.1, whole genome shotgun sequence genome:
- the LOC107618429 gene encoding putative F-box protein PP2-B12 has protein sequence MMVMVMVGEGVGFQDLPEGCIANVVSLTTPRDACSLALVSSTFRSAAESDSVWDRFLPSDYNDIVSQSTSSSCRSKKQLYLSLCENPILVDDGKKSFQLDKAYGKKCYMLSPRMLFIVWGDTPRYWKWTPLPEARFSEVAELVSVCWLEIRGWINTHMLSPDTLYGAYLVFKPSSAGAYGFEYQSIEVSIAVAGVETHKRAVFLDPERGKRLRYQIVPRRVGIFNRTRMVAAAGPPQPPRDNLDDQYPKDRKDGWLEMELGQFFSEGGEDKEVEMGVYEIKGGDWKGGLLVQGIEVRPKQCVHANNTI, from the exons atgatggtgatggtgatggtgggcGAAGGCGTGGGGTTTCAGGACCTACCGGAAGGCTGCATAGCGAACGTTGTGTCATTGACGACTCCTCGGGACGCGTGCAGCCTTGCGCTGGTGTCGTCTACATTCCGATCCGCCGCTGAATCAGATTCCGTTTGGGATCGCTTCCTTCCCTCCGATTACAACGACATCGTTTCACAGTCCACCTCCTCCTCTTGCCGTTCCAAGAAGCAGCTCTATCTCTCTCTCTGCGAAAATCCGATACTCGTTGATGATGGCAAAAAG AGCTTTCAACTGGATAAAGCTTATGGGAAGAAATGCTACATGCTATCTCCAAGGATGCTCTTTATAGTATGGGGAGACACTCCAAGGTATTGGAAGTGGACTCCTCTTCCGGAGGCGAG GTTTTCCGAGGTGGCCGAACTTGTGAGTGTGTGCTGGTTGGAAATCAGGGGTTGGATCAATACTCACATGCTATCGCCAGACACATTGTATGGGGCATACCTTGTGTTCAAGCCAAGCTCCGCAGGGGCCTATGGTTTCGAGTACCAATCAATTGAGGTCTCCATTGCAGTTGCTGGAGTCGAAACCCACAAGCGAGCCGTGTTCCTTGATCCGGAAAGGGGAAAGAGGCTAAGGTATCAGATCGTCCCTCGTCGGGTAGGGATATTCAACCGAACTCGCATGGTGGCTGCAGCCGGACCACCACAACCACCTAGAGATAACCTTGATGATCAGTATCCAAAGGATCGGAAAGATGGGTGGTTGGAAATGGAATTGGGACAGTTCTTCAGTGAAGGAGGAGAAGACAAGGAGGTGGAGATGGGAGTTTATGAGATCAAGGGTGGTGATTGGAAGGGTGGCCTTCTTGTTCAAGGAATTGAAGTTAGGCCTAAACAATGCGTCCATGCCAATAATACCATATAA